The following proteins are encoded in a genomic region of Paenibacillus sp. FSL H3-0469:
- the argJ gene encoding bifunctional ornithine acetyltransferase/N-acetylglutamate synthase, producing MSEQPLYTVVEGGSITAPKGFTSGGLHCGLKKTERNDLAAILCEVPATAAAVYTTNVFQAAPLKVTRESLADGTLQAVIVNSGNANACTGDQGEADAYEMRAAAARYLGVNETDVAVASTGVIGELLKMDCVRSGIAGLPEKMDAGAAGAEEFSQAILTTDLVKKESCVKVTVGGTEVIIAGAAKGSGMIHPNMATMLGFMTTDVLIDGEDLLSLLRIATNSTFNMITVDGDTSTNDMLVTMASGLAGNEKLTRLHADWEAFAAAFTHVCQSLAKAIARDGEGATKLIEVQVSGAVHDEAAAAIAKTVVGSSLVKSAIFGADANWGRIIAAVGRAGVPVSPERVDIKLGEIEVLRGSRPVAFDEEQALHYLQKSDTVLITVTLSDGSGQATAWGCDLTYDYVRINAAYRT from the coding sequence ATGAGTGAGCAACCACTATATACCGTCGTAGAAGGCGGAAGTATTACTGCACCTAAGGGCTTCACCTCTGGCGGCCTGCACTGCGGTCTCAAAAAAACAGAGCGCAATGACCTTGCCGCGATTCTCTGTGAGGTGCCGGCTACGGCGGCTGCGGTGTATACGACCAATGTGTTTCAGGCGGCTCCGCTGAAGGTTACGCGGGAGAGTCTGGCGGACGGGACGCTGCAGGCGGTGATCGTGAACAGCGGCAATGCCAATGCCTGTACAGGGGACCAGGGCGAGGCGGATGCGTATGAGATGCGTGCGGCGGCTGCCCGTTATTTGGGCGTGAATGAGACGGATGTCGCTGTCGCTTCCACAGGTGTGATCGGGGAACTGCTGAAGATGGATTGTGTGCGCAGCGGGATTGCCGGACTGCCGGAGAAGATGGACGCAGGCGCTGCCGGTGCGGAGGAATTCAGCCAGGCGATTCTAACCACCGATCTGGTCAAAAAAGAAAGCTGCGTGAAAGTAACGGTAGGCGGTACTGAGGTTATTATTGCCGGTGCGGCGAAGGGTTCCGGGATGATTCACCCGAACATGGCGACGATGCTGGGCTTCATGACCACTGATGTGCTCATTGATGGCGAGGATCTGCTCAGCCTGCTGCGTATAGCTACTAATTCTACTTTTAATATGATTACAGTGGATGGTGACACCAGTACGAACGATATGCTGGTCACGATGGCCAGCGGACTTGCGGGCAATGAGAAGCTGACGCGTCTGCATGCGGACTGGGAAGCTTTTGCAGCGGCGTTCACTCATGTGTGCCAGAGTCTGGCGAAGGCGATTGCCCGTGACGGCGAAGGGGCCACGAAGCTGATTGAGGTGCAGGTGAGCGGGGCGGTGCATGATGAGGCTGCGGCGGCGATTGCCAAGACCGTGGTCGGCTCAAGCCTGGTGAAGTCGGCGATCTTCGGCGCGGATGCCAACTGGGGGCGGATTATTGCGGCTGTAGGACGTGCAGGCGTTCCGGTTTCACCGGAGCGGGTGGATATTAAGCTGGGTGAGATCGAGGTGCTGCGCGGCTCGCGTCCGGTGGCTTTTGATGAGGAGCAGGCACTGCATTATCTGCAAAAAAGCGATACCGTGCTGATCACGGTAACCTTGTCAGACGGCAGCGGGCAGGCTACAGCCTGGGGCTGTGACCTGACTTATGATTATGTGCGGATTAACGCGGCTTACCGCACGTAA
- the argB gene encoding acetylglutamate kinase: protein MTVEPIEPQAQAGAAGLFVMKCGGSTLAALPDSFFEDLRELQVSGTQPVIVHGGGPAISGNLEKLGIESRFVNGLRVTTEEVLDVVEMTLSGSINKAIVRRIQASGGQALGLSGVDGNLITARPVANHQEVGLVGEVSGVQAEIVTGILAMGYIPVIAPVGVDGEGQRYNINADTAAGAVASYIGSPSMIVVTDVPGIMRTVDGEKVVLPSVTVEQIEALIENGEIYGGMIPKVRAAMDCIQGQVSEVIIVDGKEPRVLSRVLKGEALGTRIVR from the coding sequence ATGACAGTAGAACCGATAGAGCCTCAGGCGCAGGCGGGGGCCGCCGGGCTGTTCGTAATGAAATGCGGGGGGAGTACGCTGGCGGCGCTGCCGGATTCGTTCTTCGAGGATTTGCGTGAGCTTCAGGTCAGCGGGACTCAGCCTGTAATCGTGCATGGCGGCGGCCCGGCGATCTCCGGCAATCTGGAGAAGCTCGGCATTGAGAGCCGGTTCGTGAACGGCCTGCGGGTAACGACGGAAGAGGTGCTGGATGTGGTCGAGATGACCCTGTCCGGCAGCATCAACAAGGCGATTGTCCGCCGAATTCAGGCCAGCGGGGGGCAGGCACTCGGGTTGTCGGGCGTTGACGGCAACCTGATTACGGCTCGTCCGGTGGCCAATCATCAGGAAGTCGGTCTGGTGGGAGAGGTAAGCGGAGTCCAGGCGGAGATTGTGACGGGTATCCTCGCGATGGGCTATATTCCGGTTATTGCACCAGTGGGCGTAGATGGCGAAGGCCAGCGGTACAACATCAATGCAGATACCGCCGCCGGGGCGGTGGCTTCTTATATAGGGTCACCGAGCATGATCGTGGTTACGGATGTGCCGGGCATTATGCGGACGGTGGACGGGGAGAAGGTCGTGCTTCCTTCCGTAACAGTGGAGCAGATCGAAGCGCTGATTGAGAATGGTGAAATCTACGGCGGAATGATTCCCAAGGTGCGTGCCGCGATGGACTGCATCCAGGGTCAGGTGTCCGAGGTTATTATTGTAGACGGCAAAGAGCCGCGTGTACTCAGCCGGGTGCTGAAGGGCGAGGCGCTGGGGACGCGGATTGTAAGATAA
- a CDS encoding aspartate aminotransferase family protein, with product MSELTQTDKNSLTGAPQERSAGTNGQGAAPAKLSAVFPSYSRYDISLVKGKGSWVWDEQGNKYLDFMCGLAVTSLGHAPEKVGAKLKEQIDTLWHVSNLFHIPGQDRVAALLTENSCADQVFFCNSGAEANEAAIKLARRYHQKVQGTDRYEVITFEQSFHGRTLATLTATGQAKVKEGFLPLPAGFKTVPLHDLDALKGAITEHTAAIMLEMVLAEGGVLEVQQEFLDAVVALCKEHGLLLIVDEVQTGMGRTGKLFAHQHYGIEPDIFTLAKGVASGFPAGVMLGKGYLREAFSPGSHASTFGGTPLAAAVMEATIETMLEDKLPERAAEMGDYLSGQLRAKLADTSFVKEIRGKGLLIGIECEEPVAEIVLAGQKRGLLFVQAGPNVIRLLPNLYVSTDEIDQAVDILSELIHTYANKVSGEAN from the coding sequence ATGAGTGAGCTTACGCAAACGGACAAGAATTCTTTGACAGGGGCGCCGCAGGAGCGTTCAGCAGGAACGAACGGACAGGGGGCCGCTCCTGCCAAGCTGAGTGCGGTATTCCCGTCATACAGCAGATATGATATTAGTCTGGTCAAAGGCAAAGGCAGCTGGGTATGGGATGAGCAGGGTAACAAGTATCTGGACTTCATGTGCGGACTTGCGGTAACGAGTCTGGGCCATGCGCCGGAGAAGGTCGGCGCGAAGCTGAAGGAGCAGATTGATACGCTGTGGCATGTCTCGAACCTGTTCCACATTCCGGGCCAGGACCGGGTAGCTGCGCTGCTGACAGAGAATAGCTGTGCGGATCAGGTCTTCTTCTGCAACAGCGGGGCGGAAGCGAATGAAGCGGCCATCAAGCTGGCGCGCCGGTATCATCAGAAGGTGCAGGGTACAGACCGTTACGAGGTTATTACGTTCGAGCAGTCCTTCCATGGACGCACGCTGGCTACACTGACAGCCACTGGGCAGGCCAAGGTCAAGGAAGGCTTCCTGCCGCTTCCGGCGGGCTTCAAGACGGTGCCGCTGCATGATCTGGACGCGTTGAAAGGCGCCATTACTGAACATACGGCAGCGATCATGCTGGAGATGGTGCTGGCCGAGGGCGGTGTGCTTGAGGTACAGCAGGAGTTCCTGGATGCTGTTGTTGCGCTGTGCAAGGAGCACGGGCTGCTGTTGATCGTGGATGAAGTGCAGACCGGCATGGGCCGTACGGGCAAGCTGTTTGCTCATCAGCATTACGGCATTGAGCCGGATATCTTCACCTTGGCCAAAGGGGTAGCGAGCGGCTTCCCGGCCGGTGTGATGCTCGGCAAAGGCTATCTGCGCGAGGCTTTCAGCCCGGGCAGCCATGCCAGCACCTTCGGCGGCACCCCGCTGGCGGCAGCGGTGATGGAAGCGACCATTGAGACCATGCTTGAAGATAAGCTGCCCGAGCGGGCGGCGGAGATGGGCGATTACTTAAGCGGACAGCTGAGAGCGAAGCTGGCGGATACTTCTTTTGTGAAGGAGATTCGCGGCAAAGGCCTGCTGATCGGCATCGAATGCGAGGAGCCGGTGGCCGAGATCGTGCTTGCCGGACAGAAGCGCGGACTGCTGTTCGTTCAGGCCGGACCGAATGTCATTCGGCTGCTGCCTAATCTATATGTAAGCACCGATGAGATTGATCAGGCGGTGGACATCCTATCGGAACTAATTCATACTTATGCTAACAAAGTAAGCGGGGAGGCAAATTGA
- the argC gene encoding N-acetyl-gamma-glutamyl-phosphate reductase — MTGKLRAAIVGSTGYGGVELIRLLQGHPDIEITSVISSSSAGAPIEEGFPHLTGVVQRKLDGVDAAEIASRADVVFTATPSGVSAKLVPGLLAAGLKVVDLSGDFRLKDGAEYEQWYKHPAPPEAYLKQAVYGLCEVYGERAAGVDFISNPGCYPTATLLGLIPALAAGWIKPDSIIIDAKSGVSGAGRGTSLMVHFAEINENFKAYKINKHQHIPEIEQVLTDIAGEKVTVTFTTHLVPMTRGIMSTMYAGMIGEHSEQELVELYRNYYAGRPYVRVREPGVVPATKEVSGSNYCDIGFATDARTGRVTIVSVIDNIVKGAAGQAIQNLNLMMGWEETRGLGYTPVYP, encoded by the coding sequence GTGACAGGCAAGCTGAGAGCGGCAATTGTCGGATCAACAGGTTATGGGGGCGTGGAGCTGATCAGGCTGCTGCAGGGCCACCCTGATATAGAGATTACTTCAGTGATTTCCTCTTCGAGTGCGGGTGCGCCGATTGAGGAGGGTTTTCCGCATTTAACGGGAGTGGTGCAGCGTAAGCTGGATGGCGTAGATGCAGCAGAGATTGCAAGCCGGGCGGATGTTGTATTCACTGCTACCCCTTCGGGAGTGAGTGCGAAGCTGGTGCCGGGGCTGCTTGCGGCAGGACTCAAGGTTGTCGATCTGTCCGGGGACTTCCGGCTGAAGGATGGCGCGGAGTATGAGCAGTGGTATAAGCACCCGGCTCCTCCGGAAGCTTATCTTAAGCAGGCGGTATACGGTTTATGTGAGGTGTACGGCGAACGTGCGGCCGGAGTGGACTTCATCTCGAACCCGGGCTGTTACCCGACAGCTACGCTGCTGGGGCTGATTCCGGCGCTTGCGGCAGGCTGGATCAAGCCGGATAGTATCATTATTGATGCGAAATCCGGGGTGTCCGGGGCAGGGCGCGGAACGAGCCTGATGGTACATTTTGCCGAGATCAATGAGAACTTCAAAGCCTACAAAATCAACAAACATCAGCACATTCCGGAAATTGAGCAGGTGCTGACCGATATTGCGGGGGAAAAGGTCACGGTAACGTTCACTACGCATCTGGTGCCGATGACCCGGGGGATTATGAGCACGATGTATGCCGGGATGATTGGTGAACATAGCGAACAGGAACTGGTGGAATTATACCGTAACTATTATGCAGGCAGGCCGTATGTACGGGTGCGTGAACCCGGAGTGGTTCCGGCAACGAAGGAAGTCAGCGGATCGAATTACTGTGATATCGGCTTCGCCACAGACGCGCGTACCGGACGGGTTACCATTGTGTCGGTTATCGACAATATCGTTAAGGGCGCCGCAGGGCAAGCGATTCAGAACCTCAATTTGATGATGGGATGGGAGGAAACCCGCGGGCTTGGTTACACACCAGTGTATCCATAA